The Thermodesulfobacteriota bacterium genomic sequence TTGGACGATCGACCGGACAAGATTCACAACATGAAAGAATTCAAGGTTAAGATAGAGGTAAAGCTAAAGCCAGTAGTCCTGGACCCACAGGGAAAGACTATTCTTTCCGCACTTCACAACCTAGGCTACGATGAGGTAGAAGAAACCAGGGTGGGGAAATTGATCGAGCTTAGGCTGCAGGATAGCGATGAAGATCGGGTAATGGAAAGGGTTAGAGAAATGTGCAGGAAGCTCCTGGCCAA encodes the following:
- the purS gene encoding phosphoribosylformylglycinamidine synthase subunit PurS, giving the protein MKEFKVKIEVKLKPVVLDPQGKTILSALHNLGYDEVEETRVGKLIELRLQDSDEDRVMERVREMCRKLLANPVIEDFDIKIE